The genomic window CGCCGCATCGGCGACGGCTACGTCGATAACGTTACACCAGAAACCGTGAAGGAGGACATACTCCTCCTGCTCGACGACATCCACGGCTTCTACAAGGCGGCGCTCGATCGGCTGCCTGTAAAGAGGATGCCCGCGCTGGCTCCCTGCCTTCTCAAGGCCGGCGTGTGCTTCGGCTTCCTCGACCCAGTCTCCAACATCATGCTCAACACCATCGCCTACTCGCAGCGGTTGCCCAGCACCGAGAGTCAAGAAGGGGCCACTAGAAAGTCGATCTTCTCCAAGATCTCCACTGACACTCAGGATCGCAGAATTTTCCGGATACCGCTGCCCGGACACATGGCGGGCGGCATGACCATCGCGCGGCTGTCGCTGGAAGGTCTGGTCAGCTTCCTCCTGTTCCACTTCCGCTACCTCGCGGAGACGGAAGCCCTGCGCTACCTGCGCCTGGCCAGGGCCGACCTTGTCGCCGCCGTGCATCTCATCAACCAAGATCGTAACAAGTCGTGTTCGGCGTCTGGCATTGCCAAGATTCACAACAGGCCCGCGTTCGACATTACATCTCCTACCTCCAAGGTTGCCCTGGAGTGTGCCGCTGCCTCTGCGAGGCACCCTGAACCAGCCATCCTGGTGAACGCGTCGCTGTCGGCGGTGTCTCGGCTGAGCAAGGTCTCTAGCCTTTTGCAGGTGCATCGCCTGCCCCCTCGAACTATAAGGCGCCTGGAGCTGTTGCTCAGGCGAGAGCCTAAAGTTATGGATCAAATGGCCATAAGGCGTCCGCTGAATCTTGCTGGGTCACGTCTCCGTGATGGAAAGGAGGAGAAGAGGGATCTTGCTGGTTCACCTCTCCATGATGGAAATGAGAAGAAGAGAAAGAGGGTCGAGCCGCCTTATGGGGACACAGGATCTATGGTGAGCGTTGCACATGGGAAGGTAGAGATCGATGTGACTGTGACATATAGATATACAGAGTCTCTTAAGCTGTTGCTTCTCGACAAGATCCACCTGCTCTACCTAGATGCACTTTCTAAGTTTCCTAGGGATAGCTTGCGCAAACATCACCATTGCAACCTTCTCAGGGCTGGTTATTGCTATGGTCTAATGGAACCTGTCTCCAACATCATTTTCAACACCATCTGGTATGACTCTGTAATCTCCACGCAGCATGAGTATGCACTTGACTTTGAGGTGGACATGATATGCACCAATGCCCTTATGCGAATCGAGTGCTGCTCCCTCTATGGCCTTATCGCCTTCCTCCGTCGCCTCTTCCACCATCTGACTGAGCATGATGCTATCAAGTTCCTGCTCAAGAGCAATGCTGATGTTTGGTCAGCCATCGACATAGCAGAGCAACATGGTCATCATATGTCTGATGTGTACCTCAATGCCTTTAGGGAAGCAGCTGTTAATTCATGGCACCCTCTCCCTAAAGCACTGGAGAAATTCATCCTGTCAGCCCTGAACATGAATTCGACTGAGTTGTCAACGATGCTGACCCATGCAGTCAAGAACTGCAGATTTGAGGGACTTGCCATGTCTGTGTCACCTAAATCTTCACCTACCAAGTCAGAAGAGCAGGTTCAACAACTGGACAAGTTGGCCTCGAGCTCGGAGTTCTTATCTGAAAACCAAAAAATGTTCATTTCAGAGATTCAGAAAAAATTTAAGGCTGACCAAAATTTCTATGTCAGGAAGGTCAAAGCTGCGTTGAAGAGCTACTCCCAGAAACAAGGGGTTTGTTCATTCACCTATGTTGTTGTATTCTTTGTTTTTATACTTGTGTTTGCTTAAACGTCTGTTCAGTGATTAGCTTCCTTCTCCTGCCTTGCTTTACATAGGTGTACTATGAGCTTCATGTTATTTGTGGCGTGAATCCTCATGCGGTCAAGGGTGGAACTGCTGAtctttttaagaaaaagggcaaatttGAATACTCCCACATCAACTTTTGGGCAACACGCGAGGGATCAAATTCTGCTGCCACAGATCCAGTACTGTTCTTCGCTGAATGCagcaatgatgatgaagatgacaaggAAACACCTCCCCTGTGTGTACCAGTATTTAGTTCTTGGATCTCTGATGGTATGATCTCAGCTCTCTTTCACACAGTAGGTATCTTGTATTCTGTGATTTGCATAGTTAGTTGAAATAGAAGTGGTAAAACAAGAGTGCTTGGCCTGTGAGAATTAGAAGAACCTCCTTACTTTGTAGTGCAATTATGTTTATGCACTACATGCATATTCCAGAATTGTGTATAGCCCAAGTACTCAAAGCTTCCCTCCTTGCGTACTAACAGAAACCAGTTATAGTTAGCATGATTAAGCCTCATACGTTTTTTTAAGTCTCTTAAGGTTTAAAGATGGGCATCTTAAAGATTAGAAATTTAAAACCTGAAAGTATAGACCACTTAAGCATTTCCTTAATTATTCAGCGATCTGAAGTTCTGAACATGTACTAGAAGAATGCCCCCTGTGTTGCTGTGGAGATTTGTAGTTAAAACGCTGGTAAACTACAATTAGTGTAGCTGGCATTTTAGAAGCATGAATTATTAGAAATGCCATTTTCCAAATATGTTTGTATAAGATATATAGTTACCCAAAATATGTGGTGGCTCCTTCGAGAAAATTACATCCAGTCATTGAATTGTTGGTCCAATGAAATCAATGAATCAGAATTAATGAAGCTTTGCTCAATTCTTTTCCGAACACTGGCCCAAACACAGTGATATTTCCACATCCTCGACAGTGATGGCATGTATGCCTGGTGCAATTTTTAGTAATGTGTCCCTAGGCATCCTATGTACTCTAAATTTCCAGATCAAAGGGTTCTCTTCATTATCTTTTAGATCCATCTTTTGCGCTTAGCtttgtgtttttcctttttttatgaGAAATCTGATAATATAATTAATTTTGTTTGGACGAAAGTTCGTTGCTTCCACTGCGAGTTTCTAGGGAAAAAAATTGTTCACCCATATCATGAATCATATTATGGGCGTTACGAGGACTTTGTTGGAATGGCTCGTGGAGACCATAGCATTTGCAATGAAGAAATTATCAGTGCATGCGACTTCCATGCTGATATGATGTGCACATTAAAAGAGGATTGGATCTTTTTTGATCCCAACATGGATGCTATGATTGCTCGAGCGAATCCCATTAAGAATTTGTCTACGGAGATGGTGAAATGGAAGAACAGAATCTTTTGACAGGTATGTCTCTTGCCTAACTTGGAAATTTTAGTTTTGTGGTTGCATCGAGGAGGAAATATTTCTCTCTTTAGGCCGTGTTTGGAATGTCGTTTTCCTTCTAAACACACTCGTATAGAAAATACAGGTGTCCGCCCGTCGTTTTGGTTTCCGGTTGGAAATAGCTCTGGGCCGGTATTTTACACCTGTAAGTTATATACACCTGTATAAGATTACACCCATACCAAGCGCGGCCTTAGCGTGTTTCAAGAAAACTAGAGATAGCCCTATCAGGATATGGTTTGCACCAATAATTAAATATGTATTAGTTTATCCCATTTTTATATGATATAACATACCTTGTTCTACTTCGCAGTCATGCTCGatcttttttttttccgagacaGATCAGATGGACTCTTGAAATTGAGATTCTTGAAGAGCTTTCCTGGGAGCACTCGTTCAAGCTTAGTTAACATTTGCTAGAACTGTTTATTATATTCTTTTGTTGAAGTATATATCAACTTCTTAAGTGTGGTGTTAGTTTGTCAACCATGATGTAAATTATCCTTGATGCTACTCGAGTATGTGGATATCTAATGCCAGGTTTGCATGTGGGCACTTCATCACAAAGCTATACAGAACAACAACAATTTATATGTTGGGCGTTCAGTTCTATTTCCTGGTGCTGCTGGTGGCGGCTGTAGCGGTCGTTCGTCTTGCAGCACCTGGCTGTTAGTCATCATAGGGATATATAATGATATGAAGCAGACGTACAACAATGGTCACCAGGTGATTGCCCTAGCAGTAGCAGCGTGTTTGACAGCCCGAAAGCAAGGGAATGGGAGTTTGTAAGGGATTAAGATAGTCCCAATCTCACGTTTGGTGTGTGGTGGGAATTCTAGTCGTGGGAATCTGAAAAGATGTTTCATCCCACCAAAATTAACAATGGAACTAAAAAATGGATATGTGGGAATTAGCCTCCTTAATTTATTTTTAGTCAACTATTTTGCCCCCACCCCCAATCAAAGGAAACACTTTCTATCTATAGTCCGATAGGAGACCATCGCCAGACCACCCGCTGATTCTGTATCGAAGAAGGCTTTCACCTCGCTTTATAATAATAAAGCAACCTAGCCGAACCGATACAAGGTGATGAGAAATCAAAGATAAAGCAAGATTACCAACCCTAAGGCAAAACACTCGAGGATACTGACAAGacgataccccccccccccccccccacagaggGACCACTGGACTTTGATGGAACACACCCGTCAAGTTGTCGCCGGAGAGGACCCCCATGTCCTCTCGCTTTGGCGCGTGGAGCGTTGATCCTGCCTGCAGACACCGAGAGCGATTAGATCGACGTCACGTGTAAAAGATAAGAAGCCGCCAGGAACACCTCCTGCCAGAGCCGAGGGGGCATCGAGAAAGAGGATCTGAGCTCGCCCGTCGATGTCGAAGAGACGTAGCTGAAGGTTCTCTGAGCTCCACGGCGACGCCACCAAGGGGGTGACGGCGCCACACGCCGCCATCGCCACGGCCGAAAGACGATCGAGAGTTTTCACCTGAAGCCCTGACATGGAGAGGGGGACCACAACGATGCCCCCCAGAGGGACACGATACTCACATGCATCGCCTCCACCAGCGCCAAAAAGCAAAGCTTTCGCCTAGAATCTCACCCGCGCCACCCAAGGTACCACGGTCCAAGTCTATCGCTACCAAAACAGACCTCCACAACATGATCTGGGAGGTTTCGCTgctgaagcaccaccaccaccaggattCCTGCCCCCTCCTTCCTCGCCACCCACATCACGGAGAAACACCGCCACCACCACAATGCCGCCTGCCAGAGAGCCATATACATGGCCTCGCCATCCAGGGCCACCACACCGGCATCCGAGAGGCCCAACCCTCTGCACCACCACCGGTCAAAACAGATTTTACACAGCGAAGGAGGTCCACCACAACCCTCACCGGCGCCCCACATGTACAACCAATGAGCAATGGAAAGGGAAAGCCAGGCGGCGATAGGGGCTCCAAACCACGAACGAAAGATGGCAACCACGACCCTCTGGTCACCATCCGGCTCACCGGACCCCACCCTGCCCTAGATCTTGGCAGGGGTCTTCACCTCGGGCATTAGGCCCTCGACTTAAGGACGAGCAAGGCGGTCACCGACCCCTACCATGACCACCTCACGAAGGAGGCGGCGCCACAACCCCGCAGGCTACGACCACCAACTGGGTCGGAGAGCCTCGCCGGACCCCAGATCTGGGTCGGGGCGGGCGTAGTTTGGAGCACCACCAAGTCGAGGAGAGAGACGGTAACACGGCATTGTACCTGTGGCCGCGACCATCGTCTCTCGAGCAGAGCACCTCCGGTAGCGCGACGAGGCAACCCCCGCCACCGACGACAACTAGTGTTAGGGATGGctacaagagagggagagaaaggaAACCGAGAAGGATTCCACCCCGTTGCCGCCTACCCACGTCGGGACTTTGCCCTACGAGGAGCCGAAGGCGGCGAGGGAGGAAGGGCAGAAGAGAGGGTGCATGGTGACGGTGGGTTTTGGGGAGCCGCCCGTGTCACCCTTGGGGACGATGGCTGTCGATTCTATTAAAATCTTATGGTTTTAGATAGTCTTATTATCCCATCGGCTGAGGAGCCAATTGCGTGCTCCATCCCCATGTAATAACTCCCTCCCTAAACACCCGCTCGTACCTCTTCTCCCTTTTCTCACCTTGTCACTTAGGGAACCTCCCCCATCGTCGCCAACCACACCGCCCCCTCCACTCCCCGATCTTGACGATCACCTGCTGCTCACGCTGGGCGTTCGGGTTTACCCAAAAGTTCGGTTCAGGTAATTCGGGTTCTAAAAAATGATACCCAAACTTTGCTCAGAAATTTTGATACCATGAAATTCGGGTTCGGTTCGGGTTTCCCCGAATTACCAGAATTAGAACAGCCAAGACCTGATGTACTCATACAGATAATCAAGAGCCGCCGCCGGCCAACAGGACAGAAGGAAGACATCCGACGTGGTGCACGCTATTGCTCCTTCGTTCCCTCTCTCACTCCAAGTCTCCAGTGTCCGCCAACAGGATATGATGGACTGAGGGATGTGGtcggctgatacatctccaacgtatctataatttttggttgttccatgctattatattaccccttttggatgtttatgggctttattttacacatttatatcatttttgggactaacctactaaccggaggcccagcccgtattgctgtttttttgcctatttcagtatttcgaagaaaaggaatatcaaacggagcccaaacggaatgaaaccttcgggagcgtgatttttggaacgaacgtgatccagaggacttggagtgcaattcaagaagcagtcgaggcagccacgagagggtagggcgcccctcctatagggcgcgcccctatctcgtgggcccctcgggcggccaccgacgtacttcttcctcctatataagcctacgtatcccgaaaacatctagggagccaccgaaacacaatttccaccgccgtaaccttctgtatccgcgagatcccatcttggagccttcgccggcgctccgccggagggggaatcgaccatggagggcttctacatcaacaccatagcccctccgatgagttgtgagtagtttaccacagaccttcgggtccatagttattagctagatgacttcttctctctttttggatctcaatacaatgttctccccctctcttgtggagatctattcgatgtaaactctttttgcggtgtgtttgtcgagatccgatgaattgtgggtttatgatcaagtttatctatgaatactatttgaatcttctctgaattcttttatgtattattgagttatctttgcaagtctcttcgaattatcagtttggtttggcctactagattgatctttcttgccatgggagaagtgcttagctttgggttcagtcttgcggtgttcttacccagtgacagcaggggttgcaaggcacgtattgtattgttgccatcgaggataaaaagatggggtttatatcatattgcatgagtttatccctctacatcatgtcatcttgcttaaggcgttactctgttcttatgaacttaatactctagatgcaggcaggagtcggttgatgtgtggagtaatagtagtagatgcaggtaggagtcggtctacttgttgcggacgtgatgcctatatacatgatcatgcctatataatctcataattattcgcttttctatcaattgctcgacagtaatttattcacccactgtaatacttatgctatcttgagagaagccactagtgaaacctgtggcccccgggtctatctcttatcatatttgcttccaatttacttttatttgcatctttactttttgcatctatattataaaataccaaaaatatatttatcttatcatactatctctatcagatctcacttttgcaagtggccgtgaaggaattgacaacccctttactgcgttggttgcgagttctttgtttgtttgtgtaggtgcgtgggacttttgaggagcctcctactggattgataccttggttctcaaaaactggggg from Triticum aestivum cultivar Chinese Spring chromosome 3B, IWGSC CS RefSeq v2.1, whole genome shotgun sequence includes these protein-coding regions:
- the LOC123065300 gene encoding uncharacterized protein, whose translation is MYGKPVRRIGDGYVDNVTPETVKEDILLLLDDIHGFYKAALDRLPVKRMPALAPCLLKAGVCFGFLDPVSNIMLNTIAYSQRLPSTESQEGATRKSIFSKISTDTQDRRIFRIPLPGHMAGGMTIARLSLEGLVSFLLFHFRYLAETEALRYLRLARADLVAAVHLINQDRNKSCSASGIAKIHNRPAFDITSPTSKVALECAAASARHPEPAILVNASLSAVSRLSKVSSLLQVHRLPPRTIRRLELLLRREPKVMDQMAIRRPLNLAGSRLRDGKEEKRDLAGSPLHDGNEKKRKRVEPPYGDTGSMVSVAHGKVEIDVTVTYRYTESLKLLLLDKIHLLYLDALSKFPRDSLRKHHHCNLLRAGYCYGLMEPVSNIIFNTIWYDSVISTQHEYALDFEVDMICTNALMRIECCSLYGLIAFLRRLFHHLTEHDAIKFLLKSNADVWSAIDIAEQHGHHMSDVYLNAFREAAVNSWHPLPKALEKFILSALNMNSTELSTMLTHAVKNCRFEGLAMSVSPKSSPTKSEEQVQQLDKLASSSEFLSENQKMFISEIQKKFKADQNFYVRKVKAALKSYSQKQGVYYELHVICGVNPHAVKGGTADLFKKKGKFEYSHINFWATREGSNSAATDPVLFFAECSNDDEDDKETPPLCVPVFSSWISDVRCFHCEFLGKKIVHPYHESYYGRYEDFVGMARGDHSICNEEIISACDFHADMMCTLKEDWIFFDPNMDAMIARANPIKNLSTEMVKWKNRIF